In a genomic window of Occallatibacter riparius:
- a CDS encoding TerC family protein codes for MIGGGEWSWWIGFHIAVVVLLIADSFLPVHKQDRRSHVLSWLWTACLVLMAFAFAGWISMKEGHATALQFVAGYTIEMSLSIDNLFVFLVIFQGFQVSAKSQQKALVWGVGGAIVLRALFIALGVTLLHHFEWITYVFGAVLLWAGWRLLSQPAHGVLPSWLRKMHPKEGSLLPIILAVEMTDVMFAIDSIPAVLAVSRDPFVVYTSNIAAILGLRSLYFAMSSLLDRLRYLHYGLGVLLGFVGLKMITAKWIDVSIITSLVVIGAILAITTIASLIAGKGESGKGTEGHSGGVESGE; via the coding sequence ATGATCGGTGGCGGAGAGTGGAGCTGGTGGATCGGCTTTCATATCGCGGTTGTGGTGCTGTTGATCGCCGACTCATTCCTACCCGTTCACAAGCAGGACCGCCGCTCGCACGTGCTGAGCTGGCTTTGGACCGCATGCCTGGTGCTGATGGCCTTCGCCTTTGCCGGCTGGATCTCGATGAAAGAAGGCCACGCCACGGCATTGCAATTCGTGGCCGGCTACACAATCGAGATGTCGCTGAGCATCGACAACCTGTTCGTGTTCCTCGTGATCTTCCAGGGATTCCAGGTGAGCGCGAAAAGCCAGCAGAAGGCGCTGGTGTGGGGCGTGGGCGGAGCCATCGTGCTCCGTGCGTTGTTTATCGCGCTGGGCGTCACGCTGCTCCACCACTTTGAATGGATCACCTATGTGTTTGGCGCAGTTCTGTTGTGGGCCGGGTGGCGGCTGTTGAGTCAGCCGGCGCATGGCGTGTTGCCGTCGTGGCTACGAAAGATGCACCCCAAGGAAGGCTCGCTGCTGCCCATCATTTTGGCCGTTGAAATGACCGATGTGATGTTTGCCATCGATTCGATTCCGGCTGTGCTGGCTGTCTCGCGCGATCCGTTCGTCGTGTACACCTCGAACATCGCGGCCATTCTCGGACTGCGGTCGCTCTACTTCGCAATGTCGTCGCTGCTGGACAGGCTGCGCTATCTGCACTACGGCCTCGGCGTGCTGCTGGGGTTTGTGGGCCTGAAAATGATCACGGCCAAGTGGATCGATGTGTCGATCATCACCTCACTCGTCGTGATTGGAGCCATCCTCGCGATCACAACGATCGCTTCGCTGATTGCAGGCAAGGGCGAAAGCGGCAAAGGGACAGAGGGACACAGTGGCGGAGTGGAATCTGGCGAGTGA
- a CDS encoding SH3 domain-containing protein, producing the protein MSIAAALAGCSRIHPQKQEKVWVVARQTYLHDRVAAVSNRVGQVTNGEQLEVLEHGRRFLKVKTPKNEIGWIEQHAVIDQDDYDQFAKLAAEHKNDPVVASAVLRDDVYLHSAPGRDTQRFFLLPGNAKVQLLIRASVEKLPPGAHRPAPKPDATANAAAGQPTSEKPAAPPPSPAVPKLAQPKTAAPAVPAAPAPPPVMEDWWLVKDASGNYGWVLSGRMDVDVPDSVAQYAEGQRIVGAYVLTTVHDENSDLPNHEVPEYVMLLEPMKYGLPFDYDQVRVFTWSRNHHRYETAFRLRPIQGFLPVNVTKIPGPTKDGAMVPAFGVKIAADSDVSIDPQTGVARPANLRTINFVLLDTVVRRVGPDMAPIPAMHSADEKKKDAKKVAAKKRK; encoded by the coding sequence ATGAGCATTGCGGCGGCCCTGGCCGGTTGCAGTCGCATACATCCGCAAAAACAAGAGAAGGTGTGGGTGGTGGCGCGGCAGACGTATCTGCATGATCGCGTCGCGGCTGTCTCGAATCGCGTTGGCCAGGTGACCAATGGCGAGCAGCTCGAGGTGCTGGAGCACGGACGCCGCTTCCTGAAGGTCAAGACTCCTAAGAATGAGATCGGGTGGATCGAGCAGCATGCTGTCATCGACCAAGACGATTACGACCAGTTCGCCAAGCTGGCGGCGGAGCACAAGAACGATCCAGTAGTGGCATCGGCGGTGCTGCGCGATGACGTGTATCTGCATTCCGCTCCGGGTCGGGATACGCAGCGGTTCTTTCTGCTGCCGGGCAATGCGAAGGTGCAGTTGCTGATTCGGGCGTCAGTGGAGAAGCTGCCGCCGGGAGCGCACAGGCCAGCGCCGAAGCCGGATGCGACTGCGAACGCTGCGGCCGGTCAGCCCACGTCCGAGAAGCCTGCTGCGCCTCCACCGTCGCCGGCAGTTCCCAAGCTGGCACAGCCCAAGACGGCCGCGCCTGCTGTTCCGGCAGCTCCTGCGCCGCCTCCGGTGATGGAAGACTGGTGGCTGGTGAAAGATGCGAGCGGCAACTACGGCTGGGTGCTTTCCGGGCGGATGGATGTGGACGTGCCGGACTCGGTGGCGCAGTACGCCGAGGGGCAGCGCATTGTGGGCGCGTATGTGCTCACCACCGTTCACGACGAGAACAGCGATCTGCCGAACCACGAGGTTCCGGAGTACGTGATGCTGCTGGAGCCGATGAAATACGGCCTACCGTTCGATTACGACCAGGTGCGCGTGTTCACGTGGAGCCGCAATCATCATCGGTATGAGACGGCGTTCCGGCTGCGGCCCATCCAGGGATTTCTGCCGGTAAATGTCACTAAAATTCCGGGGCCGACGAAGGATGGAGCGATGGTGCCGGCGTTCGGCGTGAAGATTGCTGCGGATTCCGATGTGAGCATTGACCCGCAGACAGGCGTAGCCCGGCCGGCGAATCTGCGGACCATCAACTTTGTGCTGCTGGACACAGTCGTGAGGCGCGTGGGGCCGGATATGGCTCCCATTCCGGCGATGCACTCGGCGGATGAGAAGAAGAAGGACGCGAAGAAGGTGGCCGCAAAGAAGCGCAAATAA
- the aroE gene encoding shikimate dehydrogenase codes for MTSRLPKICVAIQANTPAEMFSRAALALKDARFLEFRLDSLASPTSALPRLKRFLAEHNVTAIATCRRKPNSGSFTGSLDEELSILLKAARAGCQIVDLEIESAEEAAPAQLENFRGALRKAGAQLIVSFHDFSRTRAVERAADRIASFAPDFVKVVATAQTLSDNLAVLRLVEDRSASSRILGIAMGEEGLVSRVLGPRAGGAFTFASLGDGTETAPGQVTAKTMRALYSAHNLNSETRIFGVAGNPIAHSLSPLMHNTAFKREALNAVLLPLKTRTVQDLLNLMLELPMAGAAVTMPLKQEVMPHLAAMDALVERIGACNTLRVGGDLKLHGYNTDVAGVVRPLERRIKLKGARIAVLGAGGAAHAAVFGLVDQGAEVFVINRTHENAVALARSAKAKALKHEQLARHHFDAIINSTPCGMKDSKQALPVSENELNTNLVFDMVYNPLETPLLKLAKSRGIATISGLEMFVQQGARQFEIWTGKTPPEDEMRRVVERELKRRG; via the coding sequence ATGACATCGCGCCTGCCCAAAATCTGCGTTGCTATCCAGGCCAACACCCCCGCCGAGATGTTCTCCCGTGCCGCCCTGGCCCTCAAAGACGCGCGCTTCCTCGAATTCCGCCTCGACTCGCTCGCTTCGCCCACCTCCGCATTACCACGCCTGAAGAGGTTCCTCGCGGAGCACAACGTCACCGCGATCGCCACCTGCCGGCGCAAGCCCAACAGCGGCAGTTTCACCGGCTCTCTCGATGAGGAGCTGTCGATCCTGCTCAAAGCCGCGCGCGCCGGCTGCCAAATCGTCGACCTCGAAATCGAATCCGCCGAAGAAGCCGCACCAGCACAGCTCGAAAATTTTCGAGGCGCTTTGCGTAAGGCCGGCGCGCAACTCATCGTCAGCTTTCACGACTTCTCACGAACGCGTGCCGTCGAACGTGCAGCCGACCGCATCGCGTCGTTCGCACCCGACTTCGTCAAAGTCGTCGCCACAGCGCAGACACTCTCCGACAACCTCGCCGTCCTGCGCCTCGTCGAAGACCGTTCCGCATCCTCGCGCATTCTCGGCATTGCCATGGGTGAAGAAGGCCTGGTGAGCCGCGTGCTGGGGCCTCGCGCCGGCGGCGCATTCACCTTCGCCTCCCTCGGCGACGGAACCGAAACTGCTCCCGGCCAGGTCACCGCGAAGACCATGCGCGCGCTCTACAGCGCCCACAATCTCAACTCCGAAACGCGCATCTTCGGCGTTGCCGGCAATCCCATCGCACACTCGCTCTCGCCGCTGATGCACAACACTGCGTTCAAGCGCGAAGCCCTCAACGCCGTCCTGCTGCCGCTCAAGACGCGAACTGTGCAGGATCTGCTCAACCTTATGCTCGAGCTGCCCATGGCCGGCGCTGCCGTCACCATGCCGCTCAAGCAGGAGGTCATGCCGCACCTGGCTGCCATGGACGCGCTGGTCGAGCGCATCGGCGCCTGCAACACCCTGCGCGTGGGCGGAGATCTGAAACTGCATGGCTATAACACAGATGTTGCCGGCGTAGTCCGCCCCCTCGAACGCCGTATCAAGCTCAAAGGTGCGCGCATCGCTGTCCTCGGCGCCGGCGGAGCAGCCCACGCCGCCGTCTTCGGCCTCGTCGATCAGGGCGCAGAAGTCTTTGTCATCAACCGTACCCATGAGAACGCCGTTGCCCTCGCGCGATCGGCCAAAGCAAAAGCCCTCAAGCACGAGCAGCTCGCAAGACATCACTTCGACGCGATCATCAACTCGACGCCCTGCGGCATGAAGGACTCGAAGCAGGCGCTTCCCGTCTCCGAAAACGAGCTGAACACAAATCTCGTCTTCGACATGGTTTACAACCCGCTGGAAACGCCACTACTCAAGCTGGCAAAATCCCGCGGCATCGCCACCATCAGCGGCCTTGAAATGTTCGTGCAGCAAGGCGCGCGCCAGTTCGAAATCTGGACCGGCAAAACCCCGCCCGAAGACGAAATGCGCCGCGTCGTCGAACGCGAACTGAAGCGCCGCGGTTGA
- a CDS encoding M3 family metallopeptidase codes for MSLDPMAIVHVCGELHVWEAGGAASPENLTAWVDQRLKTHEAALEALLAIDRPRTPENTLRLYDVVVEQLSLAGAQAGILNSVAPDKAVRDQAQNEAQRVAQAGSALSLNRAVYDALAAMDIEHCSAATKHYVNRTLLGYRLAGVDKDEATRAHLQALHEKATRLSLEFGRNIQEGGKTITATAQELTGLPQDYLDRHPAGEDGKITITTDQPDMQPVMTFAASPALRERMFLAYNTRAYPQNKTVLEQLLATRQEIASVLGFRSWADLATADQMMGSAANVREFLHKLDEASRDGARREHEMIMEFARKHQPGLKEIDSTSRGYWYEQFRRAAFDFDSQSVRPYFTYKQVEAGVLDTAARLFKVEFKPSDVPGWDPAVTVFEVFEHGKRVGRFYLDMHPREGKDKWFSAAPVVTGVKGRYLPEAALICNFPGGEGSDPGLMQYNDVVTFFHEFGHLMHAILGGHTEWAGLSGFATEGDFVEVPSQMLEEFFRDEKLLQSFARHYQTGEVLPSEIIHKMKAASSFGRADGMRQQIYYTTISLDLHDQDPAKIDLDSMVRDLYTRLLPWTWLDGNRMYASFGHLTGYSSNYYTYAFDKVIALDFFAQFDPENLIDGETGGRYRRTVLEQGGSKPGREMVRDFLGRDEDFSAIARWLNEEFEEQAVHSS; via the coding sequence ATGTCCCTCGATCCGATGGCTATCGTCCATGTTTGCGGAGAACTTCACGTGTGGGAAGCGGGCGGCGCCGCGTCGCCTGAGAACCTGACGGCCTGGGTGGATCAGAGGCTGAAGACGCATGAAGCGGCGCTTGAGGCGCTGCTGGCTATCGACCGTCCGCGCACGCCGGAGAACACACTGCGACTGTATGACGTTGTGGTGGAGCAGCTCAGCTTGGCAGGAGCGCAGGCTGGAATTCTCAATTCGGTCGCGCCGGACAAGGCGGTTCGTGACCAGGCGCAAAACGAGGCGCAGCGAGTGGCGCAGGCGGGCAGCGCGTTGAGCCTGAATCGCGCGGTCTATGATGCGCTCGCGGCCATGGACATCGAGCACTGCAGTGCGGCGACGAAGCATTACGTCAATCGCACGCTGTTGGGTTATCGGCTGGCCGGCGTGGACAAGGATGAGGCGACGCGCGCGCACCTTCAGGCGCTGCATGAGAAAGCGACGCGGCTCTCGCTGGAGTTCGGCCGCAATATCCAGGAAGGCGGAAAAACGATCACGGCGACGGCTCAAGAATTGACTGGCCTGCCGCAGGATTATTTGGATAGGCACCCGGCCGGTGAGGATGGCAAGATCACGATCACGACGGACCAGCCGGACATGCAGCCGGTGATGACGTTTGCCGCGAGTCCGGCGCTGCGTGAGCGCATGTTCCTGGCGTATAACACGCGGGCTTATCCGCAGAACAAGACGGTGCTGGAACAACTGCTGGCGACAAGGCAAGAGATCGCGAGCGTCCTGGGATTCCGGAGCTGGGCAGATTTGGCGACCGCCGATCAAATGATGGGCTCAGCCGCGAATGTGCGTGAATTCCTGCACAAGCTTGACGAGGCCAGCCGCGATGGGGCGCGCCGCGAACACGAGATGATCATGGAGTTCGCGCGCAAGCATCAGCCGGGGCTGAAAGAGATTGACAGCACGAGCCGCGGCTATTGGTACGAGCAGTTCCGGCGTGCGGCATTCGACTTCGATTCGCAGTCAGTGAGGCCGTACTTCACCTACAAGCAGGTGGAGGCAGGCGTTCTCGACACGGCGGCGCGGCTGTTCAAGGTGGAGTTCAAGCCGTCGGATGTGCCGGGCTGGGACCCTGCTGTCACAGTGTTCGAGGTCTTCGAGCACGGCAAGCGCGTGGGCCGGTTCTATCTCGACATGCATCCGCGCGAGGGAAAGGACAAGTGGTTCTCGGCTGCGCCAGTGGTGACGGGTGTGAAGGGGCGGTACCTGCCGGAGGCCGCGCTGATCTGCAACTTCCCCGGCGGCGAGGGAAGCGACCCCGGGCTCATGCAGTACAACGATGTGGTCACGTTCTTCCATGAGTTCGGCCACCTGATGCACGCCATCCTCGGCGGTCATACGGAGTGGGCGGGGCTTTCAGGATTCGCTACGGAGGGCGATTTCGTCGAAGTGCCCTCGCAGATGCTGGAAGAGTTCTTCCGCGATGAGAAGCTGCTGCAATCGTTCGCGCGGCATTATCAGACCGGCGAGGTGCTGCCTTCGGAGATCATTCACAAAATGAAGGCGGCAAGCTCGTTCGGTCGCGCCGATGGCATGCGTCAGCAGATTTACTACACGACCATTTCGCTCGATTTGCATGATCAGGATCCCGCAAAGATTGACCTCGACAGCATGGTGCGCGACCTCTATACGCGGCTGCTGCCGTGGACGTGGCTCGATGGCAACCGCATGTATGCGAGCTTTGGGCACCTCACCGGCTATTCCTCGAACTACTACACGTACGCGTTTGACAAGGTGATTGCGCTAGACTTCTTCGCGCAGTTCGATCCGGAGAATCTGATCGACGGCGAGACCGGCGGACGCTATCGACGCACGGTGCTGGAGCAGGGTGGATCGAAGCCGGGGCGCGAGATGGTGCGCGACTTTTTGGGACGCGACGAGGACTTCTCGGCGATTGCGCGGTGGTTGAATGAGGAGTTCGAAGAACAAGCAGTTCACAGTTCTTAG
- a CDS encoding MmcQ/YjbR family DNA-binding protein, whose translation MNYELRTAEHAMDANDFRRIALSLEGAEEGSHFGQADFRVGGRIFATLAAEKQGYGNLMLTPEQQAAFVAEAPEMFLAIPGGWGRNGATHVRLAAANEDVLLGALRSAWKLRIEKNQKVGRRSVSVKSANKTKAKK comes from the coding sequence GTGAACTATGAACTGCGAACTGCGGAGCATGCCATGGATGCCAACGATTTTCGTCGGATTGCACTGAGTCTTGAGGGTGCTGAAGAGGGCTCGCATTTCGGGCAGGCGGACTTTCGCGTGGGCGGCCGCATCTTCGCTACTCTAGCTGCGGAGAAGCAGGGCTATGGCAACCTGATGCTCACGCCGGAGCAGCAGGCAGCGTTCGTGGCGGAGGCGCCGGAGATGTTCCTGGCCATTCCGGGTGGATGGGGCCGCAATGGCGCCACGCACGTGCGCCTGGCTGCGGCTAATGAAGATGTTCTTCTGGGTGCTCTGCGCAGTGCGTGGAAGCTGCGTATCGAGAAGAATCAAAAGGTGGGCAGGCGTTCCGTTAGCGTGAAGTCGGCCAACAAAACCAAAGCCAAAAAATAA
- a CDS encoding NADPH-dependent F420 reductase: MKVGVLGSGVVAQVIAAGFAKHGHEVMIGSRDPEKLAEWSAQNPKASRGTFAQAAQFGEAIVIAVKGNVASSALMLAGAQSLAGKPVLDACNPIADAPPVNGVLKFFTGPNESLMEHLQREFPDAHFVKFFSSVGNMQMINPEFAEGRPTMFICGNNDAAKKTAAGFLDQFGWETADMGGVEAARAIEPLCMLWCIPGFLRNEWTHAFKLLRK, translated from the coding sequence ATGAAGGTTGGAGTTCTTGGTTCGGGTGTCGTCGCGCAGGTCATCGCTGCGGGGTTCGCAAAGCATGGACATGAGGTGATGATCGGGTCGCGTGATCCGGAGAAGCTGGCCGAGTGGAGCGCACAGAATCCGAAGGCTTCGCGCGGGACATTCGCCCAAGCTGCTCAATTCGGTGAGGCGATTGTGATCGCGGTGAAGGGCAACGTTGCATCCAGCGCCCTGATGCTGGCCGGCGCCCAGAGTCTGGCGGGCAAACCTGTGCTCGACGCCTGCAATCCGATTGCGGACGCGCCGCCCGTGAATGGCGTGCTGAAGTTCTTCACCGGGCCGAACGAGTCATTAATGGAGCACTTGCAAAGGGAGTTCCCTGATGCGCATTTCGTGAAGTTCTTCAGCTCAGTCGGCAACATGCAGATGATCAACCCGGAGTTTGCCGAGGGCCGGCCCACCATGTTCATCTGCGGCAATAACGACGCGGCGAAGAAGACTGCTGCCGGTTTCCTGGACCAGTTCGGCTGGGAGACAGCCGATATGGGCGGCGTTGAAGCGGCACGGGCAATCGAGCCGCTGTGCATGCTCTGGTGCATTCCCGGTTTCCTGCGCAACGAGTGGACCCACGCCTTCAAGCTGCTGAGGAAATAG
- a CDS encoding SDR family NAD(P)-dependent oxidoreductase, which translates to MASVEEFRNRWALVTGASAGIGVALARELGSHGAKLILTARRKERMEALAAELRGRGVEVLIVAADLNYPAAPRQIYDATEGAGISVDILINNAGLGLYGALHTNPIEQELSQIRVNCEAMVSIARLFVPRMVERGRGWVLITASTASFQPVPYMSTYAASKAFDRFFALGLAQEVARYGIKVTALCPGPTESEFFDVARAGIFRKRGMQPAEEVARLGIAAMARGQRTMVPNLSGRMTAFVVRFVPVGVITYFVDKLAKPNASPH; encoded by the coding sequence ATGGCTTCCGTTGAGGAATTTCGGAACAGATGGGCGCTGGTCACCGGAGCGAGCGCGGGAATTGGAGTGGCGCTGGCGCGCGAGCTCGGTTCGCATGGCGCGAAGCTGATCTTGACTGCACGGCGCAAGGAGCGCATGGAGGCCCTTGCTGCTGAACTGCGTGGACGAGGCGTCGAGGTTCTCATTGTTGCGGCGGATTTGAACTATCCCGCTGCGCCGCGGCAGATTTACGATGCGACAGAAGGCGCCGGCATTTCCGTCGATATTCTCATCAACAACGCGGGGCTGGGGCTCTATGGCGCCCTGCACACGAATCCAATCGAGCAGGAACTGAGCCAGATTCGCGTGAACTGCGAGGCTATGGTGAGTATCGCGCGGCTGTTTGTTCCGCGGATGGTGGAGCGCGGGCGCGGCTGGGTGCTGATCACGGCTTCTACCGCGAGTTTTCAGCCTGTGCCGTACATGTCGACGTACGCCGCTAGCAAGGCCTTCGACCGGTTCTTCGCTCTAGGCCTGGCGCAAGAAGTAGCGCGATATGGCATAAAGGTCACGGCGTTATGCCCAGGACCCACGGAAAGCGAGTTCTTTGATGTTGCCCGCGCCGGCATCTTCAGAAAGCGAGGCATGCAGCCCGCGGAGGAAGTGGCGAGGTTGGGAATTGCAGCGATGGCGCGGGGCCAGCGAACCATGGTGCCGAATCTGAGCGGGCGCATGACGGCGTTTGTGGTTCGGTTTGTTCCGGTGGGGGTGATTACCTATTTCGTTGACAAGCTGGCGAAACCCAACGCATCGCCGCACTGA
- the pgeF gene encoding peptidoglycan editing factor PgeF: MPSSSHPSPRARRKAADSVKASSLIEPGQISSNIDEVDALFQMAGLSRSRREKPAGVGRRARFQDKTPEELRPAMPVVAAAPNGVEWIPVPAWQKFEWLWHGFSTRRGGVTTCYAPEGGAGELNLTFTPEDAREKVEQNRRLFVEAITGEADTPLVTLRQIHSSVLVLAGPGSAERRCKGDGLMTDRPGILLGVQTADCTPVLVADRKRKVVAAFHAGWRGTVKRIVENGIGRMRLEFGSRPEDLIAAVGPGIGPCCYQVGEELLSEFESQFAYGRELFHEVYNSDPVKTKYPMLFLTQRAPGHSPIGPSLHLDVAEANRRQLLDAGLKPSAIAMIGGCTSCHRELFFSHRESRGRTGRMLNLIGIAD; the protein is encoded by the coding sequence ATGCCGTCATCTTCCCATCCTTCCCCGCGAGCGCGCCGCAAAGCCGCCGATTCCGTGAAGGCTTCGAGTTTGATCGAGCCCGGACAAATCTCCAGTAACATCGACGAAGTCGACGCGCTGTTCCAAATGGCGGGTCTGAGCCGCAGCCGGCGCGAGAAGCCGGCCGGGGTTGGCCGCCGCGCGCGCTTTCAGGACAAGACGCCTGAGGAACTGCGTCCAGCGATGCCTGTCGTAGCTGCGGCTCCGAACGGGGTTGAATGGATTCCGGTGCCGGCGTGGCAAAAATTCGAATGGCTGTGGCATGGATTTTCGACCCGTCGCGGCGGTGTAACCACCTGCTACGCACCCGAGGGTGGCGCTGGCGAACTCAACCTGACCTTTACCCCTGAGGATGCGCGCGAGAAGGTCGAACAGAACCGGCGGCTGTTTGTGGAGGCCATTACCGGCGAAGCGGACACACCGCTGGTGACGCTGCGCCAGATTCACTCAAGCGTGCTGGTGCTTGCCGGACCGGGTTCGGCGGAGCGCCGATGCAAGGGCGACGGGCTGATGACGGACCGACCGGGCATTCTGCTGGGCGTGCAGACGGCCGATTGCACTCCGGTTCTGGTGGCCGATCGCAAGCGCAAGGTTGTGGCCGCATTTCATGCGGGCTGGCGGGGGACTGTTAAGCGCATTGTGGAGAACGGTATCGGCCGGATGCGGCTCGAGTTCGGGTCGCGACCTGAGGATTTGATTGCCGCGGTGGGACCGGGTATTGGCCCTTGTTGCTATCAGGTTGGGGAAGAGCTTCTGTCGGAGTTCGAGTCGCAGTTTGCGTATGGGCGCGAGCTGTTCCACGAGGTGTATAACTCGGACCCCGTCAAGACGAAGTACCCGATGCTGTTTCTCACGCAACGCGCGCCGGGTCATTCACCCATTGGGCCGAGTCTGCATCTTGATGTGGCGGAGGCCAACAGACGGCAACTGCTGGATGCGGGGCTCAAGCCCAGTGCAATCGCGATGATTGGCGGGTGCACGAGCTGCCATCGCGAGCTGTTCTTCTCGCACCGGGAGTCACGTGGCCGCACGGGACGCATGCTCAACTTGATCGGGATTGCTGACTGA